In Alteromonas sp. V450, the following proteins share a genomic window:
- a CDS encoding acyltransferase, which produces MKSELSKRIWATRYFMVIGIIVLHLPEYQPLREVETAFEYVKAFFSHGIFRATVPVLTVISGYLVFRSRLYLTPLNLVQKKAKSVLIPLLLWNLPLVFIIYLSQKHNLLSHNFSAQLYPIEPINWIDALTGLFSSPVNYPLNFLRDLFAVSLLAPLFGFVLNRAPYLGLALISGIYFFNLDGDIVLRNSMLVSFYIGGLAAIKNWDLTALDKYAVWLATAFVALCLFVVTYKIENRELLRLVSPFMVWPALSLIQHSKVYEYLYKYSHCSFFTFLAHGPLILLFWFVYTHFFSTIAYPIYWLLTPITTVVVCILMATYFKKHFPKSASLVLGGR; this is translated from the coding sequence TTGAAAAGTGAGTTAAGTAAGCGTATTTGGGCCACTAGATATTTCATGGTAATAGGCATTATTGTCTTACATTTACCCGAATACCAACCACTGCGCGAGGTAGAAACTGCTTTTGAGTATGTGAAAGCCTTTTTTTCACATGGCATTTTTAGAGCGACAGTGCCCGTGTTGACGGTCATTTCAGGTTATTTAGTTTTTCGCTCACGCCTCTATCTTACGCCCTTAAATCTTGTTCAAAAGAAAGCTAAGTCTGTATTGATACCGCTTTTACTTTGGAACCTTCCCCTTGTTTTTATTATCTATTTGTCACAGAAACACAACTTACTTTCACACAACTTTTCGGCGCAATTATATCCAATTGAACCAATAAATTGGATTGACGCGTTAACTGGCCTTTTCAGCTCGCCGGTAAATTACCCGTTAAACTTTCTCAGAGACTTATTTGCCGTTTCTCTTTTAGCACCATTGTTTGGGTTTGTGCTGAACCGCGCCCCCTATCTCGGTCTAGCGCTGATATCAGGTATATATTTCTTTAACCTAGATGGCGATATTGTGCTCAGAAACAGTATGTTGGTTAGTTTTTACATAGGCGGGCTGGCCGCCATCAAGAATTGGGATTTAACGGCACTAGACAAATATGCCGTTTGGCTAGCTACCGCCTTTGTAGCGCTTTGTCTTTTCGTAGTCACATATAAAATTGAAAATAGAGAATTACTTCGATTGGTGTCGCCTTTTATGGTGTGGCCTGCACTATCGTTGATACAACACTCAAAGGTATATGAATATTTGTATAAATACAGTCACTGCAGCTTCTTTACTTTTCTTGCTCACGGCCCACTGATATTGCTCTTTTGGTTTGTTTATACTCACTTTTTTAGTACTATCGCATACCCTATATACTGGCTTCTCACCCCTATAACGACGGTAGTCGTGTGTATATTGATGGCGACGTATTTCAAAAAACATTTCCCTAAAAGTGCTTCTCTGGTATTGGGAGGCAGGTAA
- a CDS encoding M23 family metallopeptidase, whose protein sequence is MGFYIKLLLLATIIPFATSAHEAIKIHAIHKETFSCTEHWDGQFNYAGDALGTDCVIGGWYEDDKRLFQRTYTNSGFKNEDWFGFQKDVLAPCDCIVTKIYINPITNQPGIMTPGRASSITFKTKNGSSVLLAHVRDVTVKEGETVRQGTTVAKVGNNGYSRNPHIHIGAWDEQNTPMQIRFDQSTLALLDRE, encoded by the coding sequence ATGGGGTTTTACATAAAATTACTACTGTTAGCGACCATAATTCCTTTTGCCACTTCGGCACACGAGGCGATAAAAATTCACGCTATTCATAAAGAAACATTCTCTTGTACAGAGCATTGGGACGGACAATTCAACTATGCTGGCGACGCCCTAGGTACAGATTGTGTTATAGGAGGCTGGTATGAAGACGACAAAAGGCTATTTCAAAGAACGTATACAAATAGCGGCTTCAAAAACGAAGATTGGTTTGGTTTTCAAAAAGACGTGCTTGCCCCCTGTGATTGTATAGTCACAAAAATCTACATTAACCCAATCACCAATCAGCCGGGCATTATGACGCCCGGGAGAGCAAGCTCGATAACCTTTAAAACCAAAAATGGTTCATCGGTATTGTTAGCGCACGTTAGAGACGTAACAGTTAAAGAAGGTGAAACCGTAAGACAAGGAACAACTGTCGCTAAAGTAGGTAACAATGGTTACAGCAGGAACCCTCATATTCATATTGGCGCTTGGGATGAACAAAACACGCCAATGCAAATACGCTTTGATCAAAGCACGCTTGCTCTTCTCGACCGAGAATAG
- a CDS encoding DUF1294 domain-containing protein has product MRFQGRIKNWNDDKGFGFVEPNGGGNRSFVHIKSFHKPSRRPVEGDIIVYEQVKDAKGKFKALNIRFARERRLRSTTPRRSRKLGSVISASFWLVLITTTLLKQIPVEVIFVYIAASVVAYIFYAIDKSSAQNGSWRTPESHLHLISLVGGWPGAFYAQNTLKHKSSKEAFKTTYWVTVCINIAVFIWLLSEQGTYFLTKLLG; this is encoded by the coding sequence TTGCGGTTTCAAGGAAGAATAAAAAATTGGAACGACGATAAAGGATTCGGATTTGTAGAGCCCAATGGAGGTGGAAATCGATCATTTGTTCATATTAAGTCGTTTCATAAGCCCTCTAGAAGGCCTGTCGAGGGCGACATCATTGTCTATGAACAAGTCAAAGATGCTAAAGGTAAGTTTAAAGCGTTAAACATAAGATTCGCGCGCGAGCGCAGGTTGAGATCCACTACTCCTCGGCGGTCGCGTAAGTTAGGCTCTGTAATTTCAGCGTCTTTTTGGCTGGTTTTGATTACAACAACGCTACTAAAACAAATCCCCGTAGAGGTTATTTTTGTTTATATTGCAGCAAGCGTTGTTGCCTATATTTTTTATGCCATTGATAAGTCATCTGCGCAGAATGGCAGCTGGCGGACACCCGAAAGCCATTTACATTTGATAAGCTTGGTAGGCGGTTGGCCCGGCGCTTTTTATGCACAAAATACGTTGAAGCATAAATCAAGCAAGGAAGCATTTAAGACAACATATTGGGTGACGGTTTGTATCAATATTGCTGTGTTTATTTGGCTTTTAAGTGAACAGGGCACGTATTTTTTAACCAAACTACTGGGCTAG
- a CDS encoding thiol:disulfide interchange protein DsbA/DsbL, which produces MHQKLIMVIVSLLFCFTVDAQQFSEGDHYVKIEGEPSTSKEITEFFSFYCPACYRQEGFMNELKAALPDDAVFKKNHVDGMPGRKPDIENLLTKALITAEYLKVEEQLVPAIFKYIHVNKADFSNEKDIKNLFLVNNVNAEKFDKIFSSFSVNAKAKMMQKNTKEIRSQGFTGVPTLIINGKYKPETKNIKTMQEYKALVLFLLNKPV; this is translated from the coding sequence ATGCATCAAAAGTTAATAATGGTTATTGTGTCATTGCTTTTTTGTTTTACGGTTGACGCCCAACAATTTTCTGAGGGAGATCACTACGTAAAAATAGAGGGAGAGCCTAGCACATCAAAAGAAATAACAGAGTTTTTCTCGTTCTATTGTCCTGCTTGTTACAGACAAGAAGGCTTTATGAATGAGCTTAAAGCCGCTCTTCCCGACGATGCCGTATTTAAGAAAAATCACGTGGACGGTATGCCTGGTAGAAAGCCTGATATTGAAAATTTATTAACCAAAGCGCTAATAACTGCTGAGTACCTGAAGGTTGAAGAACAACTTGTTCCCGCAATTTTCAAATATATCCACGTAAATAAAGCAGATTTTAGCAACGAAAAAGACATTAAAAATTTGTTTTTAGTTAACAATGTGAACGCCGAAAAATTCGATAAAATATTTTCGAGCTTCTCTGTTAATGCAAAAGCTAAAATGATGCAAAAAAATACGAAGGAAATAAGAAGTCAAGGGTTTACGGGCGTACCTACTTTAATAATAAACGGAAAATACAAGCCGGAAACGAAGAACATTAAGACAATGCAAGAGTATAAAGCGTTGGTACTTTTTTTACTGAATAAGCCCGTTTAA
- a CDS encoding DUF998 domain-containing protein, whose translation MEPFFAYTGAIASVWIVIGIYIASLFYPNYCHKTQFCSELGAFNSPTQRLSPLINNYPLGALFCAFGINVLINSLSMGELFIGIMIVAHGLGTWVAGAYPMDSDPFTQTPSNSCKIHSLAGVVMLLSLLIAPAIAAFEDAYPIWLRAFSVACISGCIVFSYTLANAFKNKSNLGIHQRLSYGFQVLWLFVFSLYLAG comes from the coding sequence TTGGAACCCTTTTTTGCCTACACAGGCGCAATTGCATCGGTATGGATAGTTATCGGTATTTATATTGCTTCGCTTTTTTATCCCAACTATTGCCACAAAACGCAATTCTGTAGCGAGTTAGGCGCCTTTAACAGCCCCACTCAAAGACTCTCCCCATTAATTAACAACTATCCATTGGGTGCGCTATTCTGCGCCTTTGGCATTAATGTATTGATAAACTCACTTTCTATGGGCGAGTTATTTATAGGAATTATGATTGTCGCTCACGGTCTGGGCACCTGGGTTGCCGGCGCTTATCCAATGGACAGCGATCCGTTCACACAAACCCCATCAAATAGTTGTAAGATTCACTCGTTGGCTGGTGTAGTTATGTTGCTGTCTTTGTTAATTGCGCCAGCAATCGCCGCGTTCGAAGACGCGTATCCTATATGGTTACGTGCCTTTTCGGTCGCGTGTATTTCAGGCTGCATTGTTTTTTCATACACGTTGGCAAATGCGTTTAAAAACAAGTCGAACCTTGGTATACACCAGAGGCTTAGCTACGGTTTTCAAGTCTTGTGGTTGTTTGTGTTCTCACTTTACTTGGCAGGGTAA
- a CDS encoding DUF6624 domain-containing protein — protein sequence MRTLLFLVLFSFNSLAASNIQLQHELVSMAQSDQSIRNDIAKIGWNAPPPELLEKLRLIDAKNTKRLKEIIEQHAWVNENLVGRSGVSAAFLIVQHSSDLKFQEAMLPHLKRSFLNGEGVSGQEFALLQDRVLVHQNKLQLYGTQLNILDGELVFDPIFDEEHVDKRRAEVGLPPLDEYKKIVADAYGMSVK from the coding sequence ATGCGTACTCTCTTATTCCTTGTACTTTTTTCATTCAATAGCTTAGCTGCGTCAAATATCCAGCTGCAGCATGAACTTGTGTCGATGGCGCAGTCAGACCAAAGCATAAGAAATGACATAGCGAAGATAGGGTGGAACGCCCCACCCCCTGAGTTACTCGAAAAATTGCGTCTCATTGATGCGAAAAATACAAAAAGGCTCAAAGAAATCATTGAGCAACACGCATGGGTTAATGAGAATTTAGTGGGTAGAAGCGGCGTATCAGCGGCATTTTTAATTGTGCAACATTCATCAGATTTAAAATTTCAGGAAGCTATGCTTCCTCACTTAAAACGATCGTTTTTGAATGGGGAAGGTGTGTCAGGGCAAGAATTCGCTCTGTTACAAGATAGGGTCCTTGTTCATCAAAACAAACTACAGCTATATGGTACCCAGTTAAACATTTTAGATGGCGAGCTGGTTTTTGACCCTATTTTTGACGAAGAGCATGTTGACAAAAGACGGGCTGAAGTTGGCCTTCCTCCATTGGATGAATATAAAAAAATAGTCGCAGACGCGTACGGCATGTCTGTGAAGTGA
- a CDS encoding nucleotidyltransferase family protein, translated as MNKIVNLIKQDPIRVEALSQVYKLNLPQCYIAAGFVRNVVWDAIHSYKTPTVLNDVDVIYFDPTESSSQAFLEYESLLKARMPTLNWQVRNQAKMHERNGDKPYQSTIDAMRYWPEKETAVAIRQLQSNKYECVAAFGFDSLLKGCITFNPQRSQDVFLQRVTSKGWLKTWPNLDIVL; from the coding sequence ATGAACAAAATTGTAAACCTTATAAAGCAAGATCCAATTAGAGTAGAAGCGCTTTCTCAAGTATATAAACTCAACTTGCCGCAGTGCTATATTGCTGCCGGTTTTGTTCGAAACGTAGTTTGGGACGCAATACACAGTTATAAAACCCCCACTGTGTTAAATGACGTAGATGTCATTTATTTCGACCCCACAGAGTCTAGCTCTCAAGCCTTTTTAGAATACGAATCACTACTTAAAGCCCGCATGCCCACCCTCAATTGGCAGGTTCGTAATCAAGCGAAGATGCATGAGCGTAACGGTGATAAACCCTATCAGAGCACAATAGATGCAATGCGCTACTGGCCAGAAAAGGAAACGGCAGTTGCCATTCGTCAATTACAATCGAATAAGTATGAGTGCGTCGCTGCTTTTGGCTTTGACTCGTTGTTAAAAGGCTGTATTACATTTAATCCCCAACGTTCACAAGACGTTTTTTTACAACGAGTAACATCTAAAGGCTGGTTAAAAACATGGCCGAATTTGGACATAGTGCTGTGA
- a CDS encoding trypsin-like serine protease: MIRNTIILLAALITTSTANGIVIRHDVEDKKYVALGDEYSGSVAYIAGCAATLIDKSWLLTAAHCVEGKEEEVFSARHDDYIYRVENIFIHPRFNRINDEVFDAALVQLKDPIAHGKPAILNRKRNEVGQQVIFVGRGTFGNGRDGLIRDDAKQRGATNTVASANENVLEFIFNSPGEATKYEGISSRGDSGGPAFLIVNNKPVVIGISSYQDGHGFAEGHYGVGEYYTRVSSIYSWLQSVINNAKPAVPPSHPVINAIVDNDLEALNNAVTESVLHKKEIITEAFYQSVMLNRVELARSLIKYGANFEDVRINNDSLFAFALAMKRKEYFQMLLDLATNSKKIHDSNSIVLPLFISNFRKEAYLLNGAKLLIDQGANLDIQTMAGDTALIIAGWSTNNFELVKLLVSNGADVNIANNNGDTPLIDAAYLGKLENLRYLLANGADVSLKNNQGKTAFDVAKSSEITAELSRSH; this comes from the coding sequence TTGATACGCAATACAATCATTTTGTTAGCCGCGCTCATAACAACCTCAACCGCTAATGGAATAGTGATAAGGCATGATGTAGAGGATAAAAAGTATGTAGCACTTGGCGATGAATATTCTGGCTCTGTAGCTTACATAGCAGGTTGCGCCGCAACATTGATTGATAAGAGTTGGTTGTTAACAGCGGCACATTGCGTAGAAGGAAAAGAAGAGGAGGTTTTTTCGGCTCGACATGACGACTATATTTATCGAGTAGAAAATATCTTTATTCACCCTAGATTTAACCGGATAAATGATGAAGTTTTCGATGCAGCACTGGTGCAACTTAAAGACCCAATAGCACACGGTAAACCAGCTATCCTAAACCGGAAAAGAAACGAAGTAGGACAGCAAGTTATTTTTGTAGGTAGAGGCACTTTTGGCAACGGTCGGGATGGCTTAATTCGCGATGATGCTAAGCAGCGAGGCGCAACAAATACCGTAGCTAGCGCGAATGAAAATGTGCTTGAATTTATCTTTAATAGCCCTGGGGAAGCGACCAAGTACGAAGGGATAAGTTCACGAGGAGATAGTGGTGGCCCAGCATTTCTAATTGTTAATAACAAACCGGTAGTTATTGGAATAAGTTCTTATCAAGACGGACACGGCTTTGCTGAAGGTCACTATGGTGTAGGAGAATATTACACAAGAGTCTCTTCAATTTACTCTTGGTTACAAAGCGTTATAAATAATGCTAAGCCGGCTGTACCCCCTAGTCATCCAGTTATTAACGCAATAGTAGATAATGATCTCGAAGCATTGAACAATGCAGTAACCGAGTCGGTACTGCACAAAAAAGAGATTATTACCGAAGCTTTCTATCAATCTGTGATGTTAAACCGCGTTGAGTTGGCAAGATCCCTGATTAAATATGGTGCAAATTTCGAAGATGTTCGCATCAATAACGATTCACTATTTGCGTTTGCGCTAGCAATGAAAAGGAAAGAATATTTTCAGATGCTGCTGGATTTAGCAACAAACAGTAAAAAAATCCATGACTCAAATAGCATTGTTCTCCCCTTGTTTATTTCTAATTTCAGAAAAGAGGCTTATTTACTGAACGGGGCTAAATTACTCATAGACCAAGGCGCCAACCTTGATATTCAAACCATGGCAGGAGATACAGCGCTGATTATTGCGGGATGGAGCACAAACAACTTTGAATTAGTTAAACTACTGGTTTCAAATGGAGCCGATGTGAATATAGCTAATAATAACGGAGATACACCACTAATCGACGCAGCCTACTTAGGCAAGCTTGAAAATTTGCGTTATTTGCTTGCCAATGGTGCAGATGTATCACTCAAAAACAACCAAGGAAAAACAGCGTTTGACGTGGCTAAGAGCAGTGAGATAACAGCAGAATTGTCACGTTCGCATTAA